In the Malus domestica chromosome 16, GDT2T_hap1 genome, one interval contains:
- the LOC103426747 gene encoding stemmadenine O-acetyltransferase-like, with translation MEIEVEVISKEIIKPSSPTPNHLHHHQLSFLDQLAPHAYTQFFYFYSSDGDGTKTFTQISNILKTSLSKVLTHYYPLAGRVKHNLVVHCSDQGVPFFEAKVKSQLLSDVIANPLLSESDLNRFLPFKTAEATEIPLGVQLSVFDCGGFAIGVCISHRIADALSYFTFINNWAAIAKNCSNIFVCPDFSAASVFPPRNVEGAATATPTSVNGEERHRLVRQAMEEIEKIDNSYMRRFQEGYQEHLDFMRKRMERAAIGEVVTLTFSSLCRFPMNDADFGWEKPAWVSMAAMGITNQIVFMDTKNGDGIESYFSLTEEDMAKFELHSEFISLLKSPIGGSVKEKSVSRL, from the exons ATGGAGATTGAAGTTGAAGTAATATCCAAAGAGATCATCAAACCATCTTCTCCAACCCCAAACCATCTCCACCATCACCAGCTCTCGTTTCTCGATCAATTAGCTCCCCATGCATACACGCAATTTTTCTACTTTTACAGCTCCGACGGCGACGGCACCAAAACCTTCACTCAAATATCAAACATCCTCAAGACTTCTTTGTCCAAAGTCTTAACCCATTACTACCCGTTAGCCGGCCGAGTCAAACACAATCTCGTTGTTCATTGCAGTGACCAAGGCGTCCCATTCTTTGAAGCCAAAGTTAAATCCCAACTCCTTTCCGATGTGATCGCCAACCCTCTTCTCTCTGAGTCTGACCTGAACAGATTCTTGCCCTTCAAGACAGCTGAAGCTACTGAAATACCCCTCGGTGTTCAACTCAGTGTGTTTGATTGTGGAGGATTTGCAATTGGCGTTTGTATTTCGCATAGGATTGCTGATGCGTTGTCATATTTTACATTCATCAACAATTGGGCAGCTATTGCTAAGAATTGTAGCAATATTTTTGTTTGTCCAGATTTTTCTGCAGCCTCAGTTTTCCCACCAAGAAATGTGGAAGG GGCTGCCACTGCAACTCCAACGTCGGTTAATGGGGAGGAGCGCCACCGCCTTGTGAGGCAGGCGATGGAGGAAATTGAGAAAATTGACAATAGTTACATGAGGAGATTTCAAGAGGGATATCAAGAACATTTGGATTTCATGAGGAAAAGAATGGAGAGGGCCGCAATAGGAGAGGTCGTGACGTTGACCTTTTCGAGTTTGTGCAGATTTCCTATGAATGATGCTGATTTTGGTTGGGAGAAGCCTGCATGGGTGAGCATGGCTGCCATGGGCATCACTAATCAGATAGTTTTCATGGACACCAAAAATGGTGATGGAATCGAGTCATATTTTAGCTTGACGGAGGAAGACATGGCCAAGTTTGAACTTCACAGCGAGTTCATCTCGTTGCTTAAGTCCCCGATTGGTGGTAGTGttaaggaaaaatcagtttcaCGTCTTTAA